A part of Paraburkholderia largidicola genomic DNA contains:
- the purU gene encoding formyltetrahydrofolate deformylase, whose product MPTTDRPHQFALTLSCPSAAGQVAAVVGFLDRHHCYIDELTVFDDDISERFFVRCVFHGVASAPEAALHIDTLRREFHPIAADFDMQWAMHDLDTRPKVLIMVSKLEHCLADLLFRWRMGELKVEIAGIASNHPDFEPLAVQHGLPFHHLPVTPETKHQQEAQILDLFESSGAELMILARYMQILSDETSRKLAGRAINIHHSFLPGFKGARPYHQAHARGVKLIGATAHFVTDDLDEGPIIEQEVQRVDHSYGPERLLAVGRDVECITLARAVKAFVERRVFINGDRTVVL is encoded by the coding sequence ATGCCCACCACCGATCGCCCGCATCAGTTCGCGCTGACCCTTTCCTGCCCGAGCGCCGCCGGCCAGGTCGCTGCCGTCGTCGGTTTTCTCGATCGGCACCACTGCTATATCGACGAACTCACGGTGTTCGACGACGACATCAGCGAGCGCTTTTTCGTGCGCTGCGTGTTTCATGGCGTGGCGAGCGCGCCCGAGGCAGCGCTGCACATCGATACGTTGCGGCGCGAGTTCCACCCCATCGCCGCCGACTTCGATATGCAGTGGGCGATGCACGACCTCGATACGCGTCCCAAAGTACTGATCATGGTGTCGAAGCTCGAGCATTGCCTCGCCGACCTGCTGTTCCGCTGGCGTATGGGCGAACTGAAAGTGGAAATCGCCGGGATTGCATCGAATCATCCCGACTTCGAGCCGCTTGCCGTGCAGCATGGTTTGCCGTTCCATCATCTGCCTGTGACGCCTGAAACGAAGCATCAACAGGAAGCGCAAATTCTCGACCTGTTCGAATCGAGCGGCGCGGAGCTGATGATTCTCGCGCGCTACATGCAGATTCTGTCCGACGAAACGAGCCGCAAGCTCGCAGGCCGCGCGATCAATATCCATCACTCGTTCCTGCCCGGCTTCAAGGGCGCGCGGCCTTATCATCAGGCGCACGCACGCGGCGTCAAGCTGATCGGCGCGACGGCGCACTTCGTCACCGACGATCTCGACGAAGGCCCGATCATCGAGCAGGAAGTGCAGCGCGTCGACCATTCGTATGGACCCGAGCGCCTGCTGGCCGTGGGCCGCGACGTCGAATGCATCACGCTGGCGCGCGCGGTGAAGGCATTCGTCGAACGGCGAG